The following are encoded in a window of Anopheles gambiae chromosome X, idAnoGambNW_F1_1, whole genome shotgun sequence genomic DNA:
- the LOC1272241 gene encoding low-density lipoprotein receptor-related protein 4 isoform X1, whose amino-acid sequence MVVAAAEPRRNRGSGRSHRCLVALAGFGVRLGLIVPLLTVPLFLGIAHGEEQTTEITSEGVGHYNGKSEQSGPPGPNQLGAAWQIFGSNSMRQPGGEGRVVKTKPRKPKPYQKDIRPQLPPGKIMMAPPRRRTFHQATQYPKNASIAIDRSAGLSHHPIGSHAAGGNVYGSMSHYDTVYGIRGVERRDNDGFRPFERYGPSAHLGHYHIHPDDDIFRPDEELLMESGGGGGGGGAGAAGKADGLAGIESCDIKCEPREFTCDKSCACIHMDLHCDGQADCVLTEDEQNCEIVHQRLAQQIKDNCETSGTHVICATTHTCISRDWLCDGDDDCGDYTDETHCGNRHDCTEEKFECQNGMCIPRDWVCDGDNDCNDLSDEKNCTKQCTRDEFRCKDGSCISASFQCDGETDCIDESDEANCDRPMQSCPEGEFKCKGALGGMGGPGGRCVLMRFRCDGDNDCGDWSDEENCAKKQVDCMINEFKCDDGDCIPLQWRCDDKQDCNNGEDEKNCPVDRIAGRTCSPDEYTCKDGRCILRSWVCDGSADCRRGEDEQDCDIKCELNQFLCPSGSRNSTRDSSVCINQKHVCDGHTDCANGEDEMRCPIVHPCGAHSRCEQLCITAYSGREECMCRPGYLLHGNGYNCTDIDECSITSNPVCSQECLNVAGSFRCSCQPGYVLRPDQRTCKAVGGSVKLLMANRADIRQVSLSNNQYTSIAKGLPNAIALDYHYRQDLLFWTDVSIDVIKRSHLNGSGVRDVIKWGLESPGGLAVDWIHDLLFWTDSGTRRVEVSTLDGQMRAVIAASDLDKPRAIAVHPGRALVFWTDWGTAPKIERAFMDGSDRQTIIAEAIFWPNGLTIDYTSSRIYWADAKHVIESANFDGRARRKILSNNLPHPFALALFEDSMYWTDWHTKTISTASKVNGRGFRVVHEGLHFPMGIQSYHPSRQPDFTNRCAADKNGRKGGCSHLCLPARTHRRCACPIGLTLRPDQKTCSTVPDKLLLIARKKDVRVRQLDAANPVDMVLPLDGIKSTVAVDWCSRTNVIYWTDVGKSMISRAFINGSQQEAIVKANLISPAGLALDWVTDKIYWTDPGTNRIEAATTDGRQRALLIWERLDKPRDIVVHPGEGYMFWSDWGSNPLIERAGMDGTGRFTLVSENLQWPNGLALDVDKQRLYFLDGGTKSLEYVNYDGTGRNRLITEGLKHPFGLDVYEKRVYWTDWDTHSIQVANMYNGHDRRTILANNTDLMDIRVFHRNRRDSRNPCAHKNGGCSYICLLNPTSYSCACPIGIQLKDNGKTCKSGPSNYLVFAHRTEVRQVSLDSDYQIDVVLPLPPISNVVTLDVDRRTGEIYWADTIEDVIMRSTPDGMRIKQIYSESMTSVDGLVIDSIGRKLYWTDAGRKVLEVSDLEEGIRSALVWKDLEQPRGIALDYESGYLFWSDWGANPRIERADMDGENRVDLITEGLGWPNGLAVDRAAKRIYWADAQMKTIESCTLSGGARTKVVENLPHPYALAVTGRTIYWTDWITKALHSVPKGNPAHIRNVTHGLEGLMDVKVVQEDDERHLENVCGAGNGGCSHLCLRNPTGYSCKCPTGLTMREGSTTDCKTLPDEYLLIALRSGIGRISLDTPDLFDVVLPIEGVHGAVVLDYHFDSMYVFYADVNVDAIRRVNMHNYSDTQVIVSSGLNTPNGIAVDWLADNLYWTDTALKKIEVARLDGSCRKAILTDGLDDPRSIILYPKRGFVFWADWGQTPKIERAYMDGSERRSIVDFELGFPTGLAIDFDAKKLYWADALQDRIELCDFDGRRRQQVVSHATHPFGFTLTATHLYWTDWYNKSVLRAPKHSVSSVEVARFSLRGALEIRAVSGQRQPHDWNPCRSDNGGCSHLCLYAETRYVCGCPDIPDAHHCDPEPAILVAMKPNDEMLSASEEKPPHSNGSIVLSSSRMHAQLVIIATAILAGLLIIVIIAILVLIVNSKRKQSKKSSRSASDVLTFTNPNYNGIEGLCQTGDSGSSRNTIWKRLKYDRAQERVFEEKYLGVQHHGTSNGSYLASTPTSQITPVSAVLPV is encoded by the exons atggtggtggcggcggcggaaCCGCGCCGGAACCGGGGCAGTGGCCGGTCGCACCGCTGTCTGGTCGCGCTGGCCGGGTTCGGCGTGCGGCTGGGCCTGATCGTACCCCTGCTGACGGTACCGCTCTTCCTGGGCATCG CGCACGGTGAGGAGCAGACAACGGAGATCACGTCGGAGGGCGTCGGGCACTACAACGGCAAGTCGGAGCAATCGGGGCCGCCGGGGCCGAATCAGCTCGGCGCAGCCTGGCAGATATTCGGCTCGAACTCGATGCGGCAGCCGGGGGGCGAGGGCCGGGTCGTCAAGACGAAGCCGCGCAAACCGAAACCCTACCAGAAGGACATCCGGCCGCAGCTGCCGCCGGGTAAGATCATGATGGCGCCGCCCCGACGGCGCACCTTCCACCAGGCGACCCAGTACCCGAAGAACGCCTCGATCGCGATCGACCGTAGCGCGGGGCTGTCGCACCACCCGATCGGGAGCCACGCGGCCGGTGGCAACGTGTACGGCTCGATGTCGCACTACGACACGGTGTACGGTATACGGGGGGTCGAGCGGCGAGACAACGATGGCTTCCGGCCGTTCGAGCGGTACGGGCCGAGCGCACACCTGGGCCACTACCACATCCATCCGGACGATGACATATTCCGGCCGGACGAGGAGCTGCTGATGGAGTCGggcggaggcggcggcggcggcggagcgGGTGCCGCCGGCAAGGCGGATGGGCTGGCCGGGATCGAGAGCTGCGACATCAAGTGCGAGCCGCGCGAGTTCACCTGCGACAAGAGCTGCGCCTGCATCCACATGGATCTGCACTGCGACGGGCAGGCCGACTGCGTGCTGACCGAGGACGAGCAGAACTGCGAGATAGTGCACCAGCGGCTGGCCCAGCAGATCAAGGACAACTGCGAGACGAGCGGCACGCACGTGATCTGCGCCACCACGCACACCTGCATCTCGCGCGACTGGCTGTGCGACGGGGACGACGACTGCGGCGACTACACGGACGAGACGCACTGCGGCAACCGGCACGACTGCACCGAGGAGAAGTTCGAGTGCCAGAACGGGATGTGCATACCGCGCGACTGGGTGTGCGACGGCGACAACGACTGCAACGACCTGTCGGACGAGAAGAACTGCACCAAACA ATGTACGCGGGACGAGTTCCGGTGCAAGGATGGGTCCTGCATCTCGGCCTCGTTCCAGTGCGACGGCGAGACGGACTGTATCGACGAGTCGGACGAGGCGAACTGCGACCGGCCGATGCAGAGCTGCCCGGAGGGCGAATTCAAGTGCAAGGGCGCCCTGGGCGGTATGGGCGGCCCGGGCGGCCGCTGCGTCCTGATGCGGTTCCGGTGCGACGGCGACAACGACTGCGGCGACTGGAGCGACGAGGAGAACTGTGCGAAGAAGCAGGTCGACTGCATGATCAACGAGTTCAAGTGCGACGATGGCGACTGCATTCCGCTGCAGTGGCGCTGCGACGACAAGCAGGACTGCAACAACGGCGAGGACGAGAAGAACTGCCCGGTGGATCGGATCGCCGGGCGGACCTGCTCGCCGGACGAGTACACGTGCAAGGATGGCCGCTGCATACTG CGATCCTGGGTGTGCGATGGTTCGGCCGACTGTCGGCGCGGCGAAGACGAGCAGGACTGCGACATCAAGTGTGAGCTGAACCAGTTCCTGTGTCCCTCGGGCAGCCGAAATAGTACGCGCGATTC CAGCGTGTGCATCAACCAGAAGCACGTGTGTGACGGCCACACCGACTGTGCGAACGGCGAGGACGAGATGCGCTGCCCGATCGTGCACCCGTGCGGGGCCCACTCGCGCTGCGAGCAGCTCTGCATCACGGCGTACAGCGGTCGGGAGGAGTGCATGTGCCGGCCGGGGTACCTGCTCCACGGCAACGGCTACAACTGCACCGACATCGACGAGTGCAGCATCACGAGCAATCCGGTCTGCTCGCAGGAGTGTCTGAACGTGGCGGGCAGCTTCCGGTGCTCCTGCCAGCCCGGCTACGTGCTGCGGCCGGACCAGCGCACCTGCAAGGCGGTCGGCGGCTCGGTGAAGCTGCTGATGGCGAACCGGGCCGACATACGGCAGGTGTCGCTCAGCAACAACCAGTACACCTCGATCGCGAAGGGCCTGCCGAACGCGATCGCGCTCGACTACCACTACCGGCAGGATCTGCTGTTCTGGACGGACGTGTCGATCGACGTGATCAAGCGGTCGCACCTGAACGGGAGCGGCGTCCGGGACGTCATCAAGTGGGGGCTGGAGTCGCCGGGCGGGCTGGCAGTGGACTGGATACACGATCTGCTGTTCTGGACGGATTCGGGCACGCGCCGCGTCGAGGTGTCGACGCTCGACGGCCAGATGCGGGCGGTGATTGCGGCGAGCGATCTGGACAAGCCGCGCGCGATCGCGGTCCATCCGGGCCGGGCGCTGGTGTTCTGGACCGACTGGGGCACGGCGCCGAAGATCGAGCGCGCGTTCATGGACGGGTCCGACCGGCAGACGATCATCGCGGAGGCCATCTTCTGGCCGAACGGGCTCACGATCGACTACACCAGCAGCCGGATCTACTGGGCGGACGCGAAGCACGTGATCGAGAGCGCCAACTTTGACGGGCGGGCCAGGCGCAAAATCCTGAGCAACAACCTGCCGCACCCGTTCGCGCTCGCCCTGTTCGAGGACTCGATGTACTGGACGGACTGGCACACGAAAACCATCTCGACCGCGAGCAAGGTGAACGGGCGCGGCTTCCGCGTCGTGCACGAGGGGCTCCACTTCCCGATGGGCATCCAGAGCTACCATCCGTCCCGCCAGCCCGACTTCACCAACCGGTGCGCGGCGGACAAGAACGGCCGCAAAGGGGGCTGCTCGCATCTGTGCCTGCCGGCCCGCACGCACCGCCGCTGCGCCTGCCCGATCGGGCTGACGCTGCGCCCGGACCAGAAGACCTGCTCGACCGTGCCGgacaagctgctgctgatcgcgCGCAAGAAGGACGTCCGGGTGCGGCAGCTCGATGCGGCCAACCCGGTCGACATGGTGCTGCCGCTCGACGGCATCAAGTCGACCGTCGCCGTCGACTGGTGCAGCCGCACGAACGTCATCTACTGGACGGACGTCGGCAAGAGCATGATCAGCCGGGCGTTCATCAACGGCAGCCAGCAGGAGGCGATCGTGAAGGCGAACCTGATCTCGCCCGCCGGTCTCGCCCTCGACTGGGTGACGGACAAGATCTACTGGACGGATCCGGGCACGAACCGCATCGAGGCGGCGACGACCGACGGGCGCCAGCGGGCGCTGCTGATCTGGGAGCGGCTGGACAAACCGCGCGACATCGTGGTGCACCCGGGGGAGGGCTACATGTTCTGGTCGGACTGGGGCTCGAACCCGCTGATCGAGCGGGCCGGGATGGACGGTACCGGCCGGTTCACGCTCGTGTCGGAGAATCTGCAGTGGCCGAACGGGCTGGCGCTGGACGTGGACAAGCAGCGGCTGTACTTCCTGGACGGTGGTACGAAATCGCTCGAGTACGTCAACTACGACGGCACCGGGCGCAACCGGCTCATCACCGAGGGGCTGAAGCACCCGTTCGGGCTGGACGTGTACGAGAAGCGCGTCTACTGGACGGACTGGGACACGCACAGCATCCAGGTGGCGAACATGTACAACGGGCACGATCGGCGCACGATACTCGCGAACAACACCGACCTGATGGACATACGCGTGTTTCACCGGAACAGGCGCGACTCGCGCAACCCGTGCGCCCACAAGAACGGTGGCTGCTCCTACATCTGTCTGCTGAACCCGACCAGCTACAGCTGTGCCTGCCCGATCGGTATCCAGCTGAAG GATAATGGTAAAACGTGCAAGAGCGGCCCCTCCAACTATCTGGTGTTTGCGCACCGTACCGAGGTGCGGCAGGTGTCGCTCGACAGTGACTATCAGATCGACgtggtgctgccgctgcccCCGATCTCGAACGTGGTCACGCTGGACGTCGATCGGCGCACGGGCGAGATCTACTGGGCGGACACGATCGAGGACGTGATCATGCGCTCCACGCCGGACGGCATGCGCATCAAGCAGATCTACAGCGAGAGCATGACCAGCGTGGACGGGCTCGTGATCGACTCGATCGGGCGCAAG CTGTACTGGACCGACGCCGGGCGGAAGGTGCTGGAGGTGAGCGACCTGGAGGAGGGCATACGCAGTGCGCTGGTGTGGAAGGATCTGGAGCAGCCGCGGGGCATCGCGCTCGACTACGAGTCGGGCTACCTGTTCTGGTCGGACTGGGGCGCCAACCCGCGCATCGAGCGGGCCGACATGGACGGGGAGAACCGGGTCGATCTGATCACGGAGGGGCTCGGCTGGCCGAACGGGCTGGCCGTCGATCGGGCGGCAAAGCGGATCTACTGGGCCGACGCACAGATGAAGACGATCGAGTCGTGCACGCTGAGCGGTGGGGCGCGCACCAAGGTGGTGGAAAATTTGCCCCACCCGTACGCACTCGCCGTCACCGGGCGCACCATCTACTGGACGGATTGGATCACCAAGGCGCTCCACTCGGTGCCGAAGGGCAACCCGGCCCACATCCGGAACGTTACGCACGGGCTGGAGGGCCTGATGGATGTGAAGGTGGTGCAGGAGGACGATGAGCGCCATCTGGAGAATGTGTGCGGGGCGGGCAACGGGGGCTGCTCGCACCTGTGCCTGCGCAATCCGACCGGCTACTCGTGCAAATGTCCGACCGGGCTGACGATGCGGGAAGGCAGCACGACCGACTGTAAAACCCTGCCGGAC GAGTACCTGCTGATTGCATTGCGCTCGGGCATTGGGCGCATCTCGCTCGACACGCCGGACCTGTTCGATGTGGTGCTGCCAATCGAGGGCGTGCACGGTGCGGTCGTGCTGGACTACCACTTCGACAGCATGTACGTGTTCTACGCCGACGTGAACGTGGACGCGATCCGGCGCGTCAACATGCACAACTACTCCGACACGCAGGTGATCGTATCGAGCGGGCTGAACACACCGAACGGCATCGCGGTCGACTGGCTCGCAGACAACCTGTACTGGACGGACACGGCCCTGAAGAAGATCGAGGTCGCCCGGCTGGACGGCTCGTGCCGGAAGGCCATTCTGACCGACGGGCTGGACGATCCGCGCTCGATCATCCTCTATCCGAAGCGGGGCTTCGTCTTCTGGGCCGACTGGGGCCAAACGCCCAAGATCGAGCGGGCGTACATGGACGGGTCCGAGCGGCGTAGCATAGTCGACTTCGAGCTCGGCTTCCCGACCGGCCTGGCCATCGACTTCGACGCGAAGAAGCTGTACTGGGCGGACGCACTGCAGGATCGGATCGAGCTGTGCGACTTCGACGGGCGCCGACGCCAGCAGGTGGTGTCGCACGCGACCCATCCGTTCGGGTTCACGCTCACCGCGACGCACCTGTACTGGACCGACTGGTACAACAAGTCGGTACTGCGCGCACCGAAGCACAGCGTGTCGAGCGTCGAGGTGGCACGGTTCAGCTTGCGTGGTGCGCTCGAGATACGGGCCGTGTCGGGGCAGCGGCAACCGCACGACTGGAACCCGTGCCGCAGCGACAACGGCGGCTGCTCGCACCTGTGCCTGTACGCCGAGACGCGGTACGTGTGCGGCTGCCCGGACATACCGGACGCACATCACTGCGACCCCGAGCCGGCCATCCTCGTGGCGATGAAGCCGAACGACGAGATGCTGTCGGCGAGCGAGGAGAAACCGCCCCACTCGAACGGCTCGATCGTGCTGAGCAGCAGCCGAATGCACGCGCAGCTAGTCATCATAGCGACCGCCATCTTGGCCGGGCTGcttatcatcgtcatcatcgccatctTAG TGCTGATTGTCAACTCGAAACGCAAGCAGAGTAAGAAAAGCTCGCGCAGTGCCAGCGACGTGCTGACCTTTACCAACCCGAACTACAACGGCATCGAGGGTCTCTGCCAGACCGGCGATTCCGGCTCGTCGCGCAACACCATCTGGAAGCGGCTGAAGTACGATCGGGCACag GAGCGTGTTTTTGAGGAGAAGTATCTGGGCGTCCAGCATCACGGTACCAGCAACGGTAGCTACCTAGCGTCGACGCCCACGTCCCAGATAACACCGGTGTCGGCTGTTCTGCCCGTCTAA